ttgtttattaaagtcttcgaattttggccgtagaaactcttagttgtgggtgagatagttaagggaatcaagtacgtagcatcctgctgggatcagagacgtaggagcataattttaccttggatcagtgtgagattgattggggttcaactacaatccagaccgaagttagtttgtagtaggctagtgtctggagcggcttaatacagtgcgcgttctatctggactaggtcccgtggtttttctgcatttgcggtttcctcgttaacaaaacttctggtgtttgtgttatttcttttccacattaaattttgttatataatttaaacatCACAGattatgcgtttgaatcaatcaattagaatatccaacctttggttgttgatttacattgattgatacttgaacattggtctttggtaccgttcaagtgatttctcttgtatttaattagagtcgaagatttctatttgcttgagtaaaaattaaatcgagaaagagagatatacctctttgacatactttattaagattgagtctatttgattctcttaaaagtatattggagttagtctatacaaattgctaatcccaatattgggtgtggttgttgtacccccgctttttcaattggtattagagcaggcaaacacgttcaaataccttacaagtctgtgtctgtagcgatctgactctatggacaagagtattatctcagAGAACGCAACACCAGCCCAGAGTCATCCTTGTGAACTTCAAAGTCCTGAAGCTTCTAAGAAAAACTCTGTCTCTGGTCCTTTGATTGAATCTGCATTtaactgggaaaaatctcttgatgaacagttgaaTGATCTTCCAGATGTTAGCGATTCAGAAggaggacaaagtattgatgaggaagtctctcaatatatcgagctttttgaccatgctttgaaagaaaagcaGTCAATCCTTTAGAGTTTTTTGACCATTAATCCCATCCTCCAATCCTTTTATAACATCTCCTTCACCTGCATGGAGAAAAATAAATCGTTTAGAGTAATAAACAGTATTCATATGCATGATGTGGAATGCATGAATTGTGAAATAGATGCTAAAGAACTATTACCCAATGTGAAACATTTAGCACAACTGCCATAATTTGATTCAAAGACATGACCGGTTCTCTTTATTTGACCAAAGTAAAGGACTTGCACCTGAAACAAGGTTTGAGTTACTTGAATCACTTGAATGAGTTTGTAAATTCCATTTTGGACATCATCAATCAATCTCTCAATCAACTACTCATTAAGATCCCAAACACAAACACacagagaaagagagagatgtACTTTACACCCATGATAAGCTATATTGTAATTGGAGTTCCCGCTCGTTCGTATGTTTTCAATAACCAAATCACTGGCCATTCTTCTCCTTCGTATGTTTTCAATAACCAAATCACTGGCCATTCTTCTTACGAGACGCCCGTTTATTTCCATGTCCTTGTATTCAGGATCTCTGCCCAGCTCCAATGAATTAAACTCACTGCAAATCGAACTTTCAGCATTGATCAGCATCAATTTTCAACAACAATAGCAGTAAAAGAAACTTATAAAAAATTCATGAAGGATGCTAATTAGATATCCAAGTGAAATAGAAATATGCACACAAAACATTTGCAAACAACAGAAAAGTTTGAGCTTCCAGGAAATCAGATATGTAGAAGAAATattaagaaacaaaaaacaaactaggtgtaagtAGCTAGCAAGAACTAGCAGCATCAGTTAGTTAGTAACAAATTCACCAACATCAGTTAGTTAGGTACGAAGGACAAATGCATCTCAGGCAGAAAGCATTCAATTATGGAACAAATTCTTAACACCAACAAATTCACTGGCCACTGAACCGAATCTTTTGTTTGATCAATTTGTAAGTTAGTAAGTCTTGTAACTAATAACTGGTGGGCAATATCAGAAGTAAAATGAATTAAGGACTAACGTTTTCACACGAGCAGCTTGAGATGTAGAACTAGCTCCATGGTTTCCCACTGTTCCTGATATAATAAGAAAAAACACGAGATTTTGATATAAGAAACAAATCACATTAATCAAATAAATTATGGTTTGGCTTTAATAGCACTGTTACCATCTGAATCTAAGAGACCAACCAAGttaaaaaaataacaactaaaatcTATGCTTAAATAAAGAATACAATTGATCAATTGCTAACATAAAAATTAGAGGAAGTCATAATCACCATTTCCAGCAGATTGACCATTATTCTTACTATAAAAACCACTTAAATGCACACTGATATTGCCACGATTTGCAAGAACGACATTCTCTTCCTTCTCCTCCAATTCAATATCCAACATACATGATTCATTATTGGTACCACCGCGCAATAAGCATATCAATACAGGACTCTTGTTCCCTACTATACAGTGAACAGCAACATACCCACTGTTAGGACTAAAAGGGTCCAAAATTGCctgcaaaattaattgatgcaCAAAATACAGTCAGTAAGGATACCGAGTAGGGGAGCAAGATAAATTTCTAATTAATTAAATGTGGAGCATTCAGAGAGACAATCATTTTTGAGAATACTTGATTCTACAGCATCAAAATCAATGAAAAAGTCTAAAAAGATAGAAGCCTAAGAGACAGATCAAACAGTAACACTTCAAGTTTATAGAGAAATGCTCGTACAAATAATCTACTAGACAAAAAAGAAAGTAAAACATAATTAGATAACTTAACTTCATCCAACCTGAGAAATACGAAGCCTTCCTAGAGAGCTATTGTAGCTATGGGTGTAAGGTTTCCCTGGTTCTAGTTCGACTCCTGAGTAATTCCAAACATCCGAAAAACAAAAACACTTGGTAAGTTTGAGGAATAGGTTCCCGAAGACTAGTCTGTGTTCAAATACAAAGGGTTAAAGCTGCATTTATCTCAAACACCCTTTCATATTTCCCGTTCAAATTATTTTCCTTGAAAAATGAAACACCATTTAATATTAAAAACTACCTAGTGATATCATGCAAGCACCTTTGAATCCTGTTATTGAAAAGACCACTCGGACGACGGTAGCAGACAACTCTACTGTGTTTGAGTGTACAGATGGAAAACATCACGTCTCCTTTCCTCTGATAAAGTAAGTACTTGGTTCAGAAGCATTGGAAACCGGAAGACAAattcaacaaaaaagaaaaaggtaaCCTAATTGACGTAGGTAATTAAAACCTACTTCTTCCTTTCCTTCAGTAATCTAATCCATTTTCCACGTGGTTTTTATGATACTATAACTTaggccctagttagcaattcggtatTTGGCATACGTACCGGCAAACGTACGGGTGTTACATGCATTCGTAAAAATCAAGTTCGGTCAAAATTTTGCGATCAACGGTTCGTGATTCGGAAATAATTTGGAACGGCATACGTaggtgtataattcgtttttgaGATATTAGTGAGGTGCACAAAATTCGACCATATTAAAATAGCTTCTGGGTATAATAATACATAGAAAATACGATAAAATGTTAGATGTTTATAATCAATTCTTTTCCATATAAAGGAGGATGATGAGGCTGATGTGTCGCCACTATATTCATATTCAGATTTTCTACAAAATTATAGCGCCACGTGGAATCCAGTTTCTCAGAAAATCTAAAACGAAGGGTACACGTCATCATATTGATGACTCTTCATATGCGTCTGTTTATTACTTGCCAAACGTAGTCGAAGCGTTACGTCTGAAGGATCAAAGAGTCGTTCGGCGACTGGAATCCTTATGAATAGACGAAGTTGAAACGTTTCAAAAAAAGTATATATATCTGTCCTgggagaaaaacaaataaaatccaACTGTCATTGGTAGTAGAATTTGTATTTTGGCTTCTCTCAAATTTGCATTTTCGGATTGATTGTTTTATGGTTGTTTGATGTTCTGATTAATCATAAGTAGTTTTAGATTTTGGATTATGCTTCGATCAACAATGCAGGTTTCAAATTGTGGATAGTATAATTTTTGATTAATAGAAAAGATTATTGCTTCTCAGATTCAGTAGATTATGATCCGTCTCCCAAAGGAATAATGCCAAGATATATATTAGGTAAATGGTTTCAGTTAGTTTGGGATTCTTTTTCGAAATAACGATGGCTGTAGGGTGGGCACATTATTAAAGGAATAATGCACTTTGAAGGTAATATGATCAGTACTGTGGTAGTGAAAGTGAGGCTTATACATAATCAGTACATTTGTGAATTGGTGGGATTTGCAAACTAAATGGGTTTCAGTTACAATTCATTTTCAAGAGTTGTAGATAATTATAGCGTCACGTCTAATACATTCTCAATAGGCACATTCTTTCGTTGTCCGAtaagtaattttttttagaaaatgtcCCTTCAAAGCTGTCTACCAATCATGGCTGTTGAAAAATGCGAATATATATTGTGGAGGCATACATTGAACAAACGTTTTCAACAACAGTCAGGGATGGCGGTACTCACTCAAGAATATGAAAAAAAGGGAAGTAATTTGGAATTCTTGAATCAATCAAGTTTCCTACGGGAACAAATTGAGATGTCTTTTTTCAGAGTAAGAGATAgaaaagagttgttgatcaactcCAACTATTGATCTTCGGAGAAAATAAGGAGATTGACTTTGCGGGCAATTGGAGTTTAACAAGAAGTAAGTTGATCTTTAATGGTTTAGTttcagatgatttttttttgctgcTTTTTTATAACATTTTAGgggttcatttttttcttttgcatggATGAACTGGATGTTATGTGGAGATGGAATTTAATCAGAGACTGAAACGCTTACAGATTGGTCATTCAGGCTTAGGAACATTTTGGGAAAACAGTGATTTTTCTTATTATCTGTCATCAATACCTCAATCAAATGAGTAAGGAAAGATATCATATGAAGCCGAGTTACTAAATGCGAGGATTGCATTTGTTATTGCAGCACGAGAGTTTGATTCGGATTTTTACTGGAGAAGTCACTACAATCGACAGGTCAGTTTCAATCACTTCCCTCTACCGATAGCAGCATCCCAACTCAAATATACGCTGAAAAGGGATCTTTCCACAGAAATACATTATAACTGTAGTAATTATCTTCTTAATTACATGATGCTGAAAATGCAAAAGTTTCCTCTCTGAATGATTTTTAACCTATTCGTCAAGTTTAAACATTTTTATGTTGTCCGGTGCATGAGGATATTGACAGATCCATGCTCTTACATGGAAGGCGAGTGAAGAGGGTTCATCAGTTGCATTCACATAGAGTAGAAGGCCATTCCCAGGTTTTTTCCATGTTCGTGTTCTTAGAACAACAACAGTgactagaggtgtaaaacgtgtcggCCCAGTATCGCACCGTCCATGAAATCACGTGCTTAGCGTGCTATGTGTCGTGTCGTGTTGTGCCGTGCTAGAAGGCGTGTTGGACTGGgttgtgccagaaaaataaacgtgttgtgtcgtgctgtgctgtgccaggcatatttattttatattttccaatacaaatgttttccaaatatttaggtattatatgtaTTATTATGGAAATAAGTTAACATAACGACAGTAAAATGTCAATAATTGGCTGGAgtaaagggttttttttttttgtgaaataggCACAAAATATGATGCATTGTGCCATGTTTTGTAGTATTTTATACATATTATGACGTGCTTTATTAACGTGTCGTGCTGTGCCATGTCACGTGCTAATCCGTGTCGCGTGTTGTGCTGGATTATTGTGTCAATTAGTCAAACCCAACGCGTCCCATTTAACTAACTTGTTGTGCCGTGCTGGGCTAA
The nucleotide sequence above comes from Papaver somniferum cultivar HN1 chromosome 8, ASM357369v1, whole genome shotgun sequence. Encoded proteins:
- the LOC113302357 gene encoding peptidyl-prolyl cis-trans isomerase FKBP43-like, which gives rise to MISLGVELEPGKPYTHSYNSSLGRLRISQAILDPFSPNSGYVAVHCIVGNKSPVLICLLRGGTNNESCMLDIELEEKEENVVLANRGNISVHLSGFYSKNNGQSAGNGTVGNHGASSTSQAARVKTEFNSLELGRDPEYKDMEINGRLVRRMASDLVIENIRRRRMASDLVIENIRTSGNSNYNIAYHGCKVQVLYFGQIKRTGHVFESNYGSCAKCFTLGEGDVIKGLEDGINGQKTLKD